From the genome of Thermosinus carboxydivorans Nor1:
GTCGTTGGGTATATTGGACGTGTGTAGCGCTGGCGGTGGTAATTGCGGTTGTCGCCTGGGCATATCTGCACAAGCCGCCGCCAGTCACCGTTATGGCGCAAGAAGAGGTGCGGGACCCGGTGCAGGTGGCGCAAAAAATAGACGTGCCGCAGTCTGTCGCCCGGGAGATTGTCCGCGAGGTGCAGGTTGTCACGCAGACACCGCCGGCCGCGACGTATACGGTGCAGGCAACGGATACGAAAAAAGCTGCCCAGATGGTTGAGCAGCAGATAAAACTTGACAAAGCACCGGTCTCGTTGCCGCCGGCGGATAAAACGATTGTGACGCCGCGCGAGCAAAAGGTGGACGTGTACCGTATTACGCTTGACAAACCGCGCGCGGTCGGGGTGTACGCCAGCACAGAGAGTGTCGGCATTATGGCGCAGTACAAAAACATAATAGTATTCGGCGGACCCAAATACCAGGGTGGATATGAGATAGGGGCCGCCTACATGATTAGGTGGTAATTGCCGCTCCGAAAGGGGCGGCTTTTTTCTATTATTGTAACCAAATCATATGCAACACATCTTGATAGGCGTGCCAATGGTTTTCCACCATTTCCATGAGGTTGTCGCGCATAGTGCCTGTCGCCTGTTCCATGGCGTCAAGAGCAGTATGCAACAATTCCAACTGCTCAATGGCTTCCTGATGAAGAAGCTGCATATGATCGACATCCATGGCCAGCGGCTTGCGCTCACGCCATTTTCGCATGGGCATCAATCCTCCTTTCCAGGGGACTTACCACATTCTATGCAGTGAGGGCAGAGAGCGCGCTAGCGGCAATGTGGTCTTTACGATTTATATGGCGCGATGAACCGCAGCATTCGGAGCGGAATATGCATAGATACTGGGCGGCGGCCCAGGCACACGTTGACAATGATAAAGTCACAGCCTACATAGCATAGGGTGCCGCAAAAAGACTCGCGGCCGCAGATGCGAGCATCGACCGAGAAGATAATTTCGTCGCCTAACATGCAAAGAATGCGGTCTTTAAATGTATCTAGTGCAAAGTCCATCATTTTATAGGGCATATGTTCATCACAGACCATATCTTTCCCCGGGTACTCGCAACAGGTTTCATGCTCAGGATACCAATGCGGGTACTTTCTTTCCATAAACAAAAGCAGCCTCCTTTATTTATAGTTTGAAAAATGTTAAAATGAAAGGGATCTATCTGCTACATCATATGCGTGTTTGCAACATAATGCTACCGCCCGTAAACATTTTGGGGGGAGAAAAATGCCGAGTTGGCTTAACTATGAACGCATTGTATACGTCCTGCTCACGGCAACGGCTATCCTATGGGGCGGCCCGTGACTGCTAAATATACGGTCGGTGAACTCTCGCCAATAACAACTGCTTTTTTTCGGTTTGCGAAAGCCTTGCCTACGGTTCGCCAGTTGCCGTGGTTGCTAGCTTTGGGAATGACAGGAATATTTCTATGGCTTTTGCCGCTCTTTTTTTGCACGAGCGGCTTGTTTGACCGCAGCTACTTGGGGCTGCTATGATTATTGCCGGTGTTTGGCTGATAACCCAAACGGGGGCAGTAGCAGGCCGGCTGGTTGAAAATGAGACTTAGGAGGGATGATAAATGTTAATCTTGATGCTTATCATCGTTATTATCGGTATTGCTTTATTTATGATGATGCGTCCTCGCCAAACGCCGGAAAATAGTGTGGCTGCGCAGCCGCAGTATGAAGCACCCGGGCATGGCGGCTTTAATAGAGTGGGCGGGATGCTGACCGGGCTAATTCTTGGTTATTTGCTAAGTCAACATCTTATTACGCCTGAGCAGCACGAGACGTGGCGCAATATGAACAGCGACGAGTTGCGGGAAACACTGGCCAATCAGGGTATTCTAAGTGAACGCCAATTTGACATGCTGGTTGACCAGGCGAATGCCGGCGGCTTTGATGACACTTATTTTGCGGCGGCTGACAGTTGGGACGCTGGTCAAGCATTTGATAACTTTGATGATTTTGATGGCGATAGTTTCGATGTTTGAAAAATTTAAGGACGCAGCAGGAAATCGCACCGTGGTCGCAAAATAATAATTGTTATGTTTTGAAGAGGTGCATCTAGTTAGTGAATATTAGTTATGCGGTTTGGGGCGTTTTCTTTGGCTGGCTGTTGATGCCTAGCTGGCGTAAGCGCAGTTTTCGGGCACTCACGCCGCTTCTAGCGTATGCTACGGCATTAGTGGCCGGAGCTGCCGTCACGTATTTTTTTCACATGCAGCGGCAGACTTGGTTTTTTATTGTCGGTATGATTAGCCAGTTTTTGACGTTTCTGCTTGCACATGCTGCTCGCACGGTCTGGTGGAAAATCAAAAATCGTTAAGATGGTATTGGGTGGGGAGATGGCATGGATTTAGTCAAATACGGTAACGTTATCTTACTTGGCTTTCTAGTGTGGCTGCTCATTGCTCCGCGCGCCGGCAGTCCACAATACAGCGAGTCTTTCTTGGCTTACATGGTGGCACTGCTTTTCTCGCTCATTGGCAGTTCGGAAATCATGATGGTTAAGCCGGTGGCGTTTTTCTTCACAATTGGCGGCGTGTTTGCATTTTGTTATATTGTAGCGAGTTCCGCTATTCGCGTTGGATTGCGCAAATAACTTCTTTTAACAAGGCAAAAAAAAAAATTAAACCGCTCGTGTTGGCGAGCGGTTTAATTTTTAGACGCTAAACCTATTAATTTTCTTGTTTAAGGTCGTTAGTCAATCCAAGCATATCCAGAACCTTGAAGCATAAACTGAGAATTATGGATACAACCGTAGCCAGGGCCATGCCTTTCATTGCGACAGACCCGATCGTAATTTGGGCGCCACTGACGCCGATAATCAGGACTACTGACGTCAGGATCAAGTTGCGGGCGCTGCTATAGTCCACCTTAGCTTCAACCAGGATGCGGATGCCGGAAGCGGCAATGACACCGAACAGCAGCAGGGATACGCCGCCCATTACGGGTACCGGAATACTCTGAATGGCGGCTGCCAGTTTACCCACGAAGGAGAGAATGATAGCGATTACTGCGGCAAACCCGATAACCCAGACGCTGTAGACTTTGGTAATGGCCATAACACCAATGTTTTCACCATAGGTAGTATTAGGTGTGGAACCGAAGAAGCCGGACAGCATCGTTGACAAGCCGTTACCCAGCAGTGAGCGGTGCAGGCCGGGGTTTTTTGCGAGATCGCGGCCGACAATATTGCCAGTTACAATAAGGTGGCCAATGTGCTCGGCAATAACGACCAGGGCAGCGGGAGCAATGATCGCAATGGCACTGGGGTTAAATTCGGGGGTGTAGATAGGCGGTACGGCTAACCAAGGCGCTTTGGCAATACCGCTCAGGTCAACTAGTCCCATTACAAAGGCCAGGGCGTAGCCGGCTATTATGCCGATGAGAATAGGAATTACGGCCAAAAAGCCGCGGAACAGAACCGAGCCGAGGATAGTAACCACCAGCGTGAAGATTGAAACGGCGATGATTTTGGGGTCGGGGTTCTTTGCCGTCAGCCCTGCCATTTCGGCCGCAACCGGCGCCAACTCCAGACCGATGACCGCTACGATGGCTCCCATGGCGGCCGGCGGAAAAACAACGTCGATCCATTTAGTGCCAATGACACCGATACTAATGGCTACAAGGGAAAAGATAGCACCAACGGCGATGAACCCGCTTAGGGCGGCAGGGTATCCGTACTGAGGCAATACAACAAAGACGGGGGAGATAAAGGCGAAGCTTGACCCCAGATAAGCGGGAATTTTGCCTTGGCAAATCAGCAGGTATAAAATGGTGCCGATGCCGTTGAAAAGCAGGATCGTTGCCGGGTTGACCTTAAATAAAATGGGTACCAGGACGGTTGCACCAAACATGGCGAAGAGGTGCTGCAGGCTGAGAGGAAGGGTCTGCATAATGGGAAGCTTTTCGTCGACTTGAATTTCGCGTCTCATAATTTTTCCTCCTTTTGTACCTTTGGCACACAATAAAGCCTCTTACCGGAGTAAGAGGCTTAAAGGTCACTAAGGCACAGTAGGCCCGTCCTTATTGTGCACCTTATTAGTCTCTCCGGACTAATTTAAAGGTTTTTCTTAAATTTATCATAAACCACGTCATTTGTCTATAGGTTTTGGCGAAAAACTCTTACTCGCCATTAGTCTTTCCTTTTTTAGTGATAGATATTAATTTAATATAAAGAAAAGTTATTAATAAAATAATATAATTAATAATAAATTTTTATTAGCTTTTGCAGGAATTTTTTAAACACCGAAAAATTATAATAATATATACAAATCGTTCCAGCGAAGGAGGAATTTGCGCTATGAAGTTTGTTGATATTGTGCAAAGTGCGGACTGGAAGGCCGAAAAACATGTTCCGGTAATTGACGCCCCGGCTATAGTCAAAGCTGGCGAAAAAGTGACCATTGAAGTGGGGGTAAGTAAGGAAATCGCTCATCCTAACACTACGGAGCATCATATCCGTTGGATTAAGCTTTATTTCAAGCCGGAAAACGGTAAGTTTGCCTATGAGTTGGCCAACTTTGAATTTAATGCTCATGGCGAATCGGGTGAAGGTCCCAATAAGGGCCCCGCTTATAGTGAACCTTTCGGCAAGGTAGTGGTAAAACTAGGCGGTTCCGGTACGCTCCTTGCAACGGCCTACTGCAACATTCACGGCTTGTGGGAAAGTTCCCACGAAATCAAAGTAGAAGCGTAAACTGCTAATTTTGTATGCAAGTCTCGGTGTTCCGCCGGGACTTTTCTATTTTGAATACCGGCAGAGCTTGCCAGGGAAACAATTTGCCGCAATCCTGCAGGGGGGGAGGAAAAATGCCCAAGCTGCTTTTGTTTATTGCGCTCTGTTCCTTTGTCTGGAACTACTCCATTCCAAAGCGGTACTGGTGTTATGAGCAGGGAATAGGCCGATGCGGCCGCCGGCTCTTTAGGCTAATGTTCCTCCGTTTTGCCACCAAAGTAGGCGCCAAAACGGCCCGGTGGACGGCATTAACCATCTTGTTTGTCGCTTGGCTAATTTTGGCATTTTATTGTGTTGCCGTCACAGCCTATTTTTCGGCCTGGGGTTTAAAAATGGTGGCATTGTTTACGGCCGTGTTAGCTACGGTATCTTTCGTTCAGGATTATGCCCAAGCATACAGCAGTTTTACTGAATGGTGTTACAGCCAGGAGGATAATGTCTTATTTTTGGCCAAAGGGTGTTGGGAAATTGTTTTGGGTGGTTTGGTCTTGGTTCAGACATTTTTACAAATGTAATGTTCACCACAGAGAGGATTTTGTTCGCCTACGAAGAATAGATATAGAAAGACAAGCAACTAAATGCGGCTAAGGAGGATGAAAATGGCGCTAATTGTCAAAAAATTTGGCGGTAGCTCTGTGGCGACACCGGAAAAAATAATGGCTGTAGCTAAAAGGGTAATACGGGAAAAAGGGCCTGAAGATAGAATTGTCGTGGTAGTATCCGCAATGGGGGATACTACCGATGAACTCATTGACCTAGCCCGGAAGATTGACGAGGGCGCCGACGGGCGGGAGATGGATATGCTATTAGCGACGGGTGAGCAGGTGTCAATTGCTCTCTTGGCGATGGCTCTGCGAAGGCTTGGACATCCTGCTGTTTCTCTAACCGGGGGACAGGCTGGCATCATGACCAGTAATCACCACCGGAAGGCAAAAATTATTGATATTAAGCCGGAGCGGGTATTAGCCGAATTGGCACAGGGCAAAATTGTGGTAGTCGCCGGATTTCAAGGGGTGACTGCATCAGGGGATATTACGACCCTTGGTCGGGGCGGCTCTGATACTACGGCGGTGGCCTTGGCCGGCGCTCTTAAAGCTGATGTCTGTGAAATATTTACGGATGTGGAGGGCGTATATTCGGCCGATCCCCGCGTCGTAGGTAGTGCTCGGCGAATGCAGGAAATTACTTATCGCGAAATGCTGGAGATGGCCCGCCTGGGTGCGGTTGTTATGCAACCCCGCGCAGTAGAAATGGGGAGCCATTACCAGGTGCCAATTCATGTCCGCTCAACATTTACTGACAAACCCGGAACATTTATCAGGGAGGGATATACTATGGAAGAAAAAGAATTTGTAATTCGTGGGGTGACCCATGATACTAACGTTGTCAAGATCGCCGTTCTTGGCGTACCGGACAGACCGGGTGTTGCCTACAAGATATTTTCGGCTTTGGCTAAAGCCAATATTGATGTGGACATGATTGTCCAGAGCATTCGCAACGCCGATAAAAATATCAACGACATTGTCTTTACCATAACGAAACCTGACTTACCTCAGGCAAAGGCGATTATTACGGAAGTAGGTAAAGAATTGGGCGTAATGGGAATTGTCGTTGAAGAAAATGTAGCAAAAGTATCTGTTGTCGGCGCTGGCATGTTAGGTAATCCCGGTATTGCGTCCACCATGTTTGGGGCCTTGGCTGACGCCGGGATTAACATTGAAGTAATCAGTACTTCGGAAATTAGCATTTCCTGCCTGGTGCGGGCCGACCGCGTTAAAGATGCGGTTAATGCTATCCATGCCCGCTTTTTCCCCGAAGAGCGGGAGACACATTAGCAAAAACTCAGCTAACCTAACTTTAGCGCCTGGTGTCGAGGCGCCGTTTTTTTTTACCCAATTTTGTCTACCTTGCGGCGGCCCGCTTGCACAGTCGTTAGTTTTTTGCGCCAATATTTACATTGTATTTGATTGTCGGAATACGGTCATGATATTAACGGGTACCAAATACTTTGAAATGGAGGGTTTGTCGAATGGCTAGGAGCAGAAAACCGGTTAATCCCAATGCCCAAAAGGCCCTTGACCAACTGAAGTTGGAAGTTGCCAACGAGCTCGGCCTGAAAGACTACCAGAACCGTTACAAAGGTGCCCTTACCTCCGCTGATAATGGCCGTGTTGGTGGTCACATGGTTCGCAAAATGATTGAAGCCCAAGAGAGTAAATTTACCGGCCAATAACGTTGCTGCTAGTGCAAAAGCAGGCTGTTTTCAGCCTGCTTTTGCCATACATAAAAACATTGCCGAGAGGAAATTTCCACCCAAGGGAACATATAATTAAACAAGTACATTCGGTATCCCTTTTTTGCACAATCTATACTCGAGCGTTGCCAACGATTTCCCGGGAAATAGGTAGACCGGACAATCGCCAAAGCAGGAATTTGACTGACATTACCAGAATATCTAATGGAAATAAACAACTTGGGGAGGAAAGAGTATGACGTTGAGTCTTGCTGCTTCGCATGCCAAAGGCAAATTCGGGTTGGACAAAATCATGGCGGCCAGTGCTGCCGCGAATAAGGCGATCGCTCAGTATGGCCGGGAAAATATCATCAATGCTACCATCGGGGCTATTTTAGATGATAATGAAAACCTGGTGTGCCTGCCGACGGCGGAAAAAGTCTTCCGCACACTGCCAATT
Proteins encoded in this window:
- a CDS encoding aspartate kinase, which translates into the protein MALIVKKFGGSSVATPEKIMAVAKRVIREKGPEDRIVVVVSAMGDTTDELIDLARKIDEGADGREMDMLLATGEQVSIALLAMALRRLGHPAVSLTGGQAGIMTSNHHRKAKIIDIKPERVLAELAQGKIVVVAGFQGVTASGDITTLGRGGSDTTAVALAGALKADVCEIFTDVEGVYSADPRVVGSARRMQEITYREMLEMARLGAVVMQPRAVEMGSHYQVPIHVRSTFTDKPGTFIREGYTMEEKEFVIRGVTHDTNVVKIAVLGVPDRPGVAYKIFSALAKANIDVDMIVQSIRNADKNINDIVFTITKPDLPQAKAIITEVGKELGVMGIVVEENVAKVSVVGAGMLGNPGIASTMFGALADAGINIEVISTSEISISCLVRADRVKDAVNAIHARFFPEERETH
- the uraA gene encoding uracil permease yields the protein MMRREIQVDEKLPIMQTLPLSLQHLFAMFGATVLVPILFKVNPATILLFNGIGTILYLLICQGKIPAYLGSSFAFISPVFVVLPQYGYPAALSGFIAVGAIFSLVAISIGVIGTKWIDVVFPPAAMGAIVAVIGLELAPVAAEMAGLTAKNPDPKIIAVSIFTLVVTILGSVLFRGFLAVIPILIGIIAGYALAFVMGLVDLSGIAKAPWLAVPPIYTPEFNPSAIAIIAPAALVVIAEHIGHLIVTGNIVGRDLAKNPGLHRSLLGNGLSTMLSGFFGSTPNTTYGENIGVMAITKVYSVWVIGFAAVIAIILSFVGKLAAAIQSIPVPVMGGVSLLLFGVIAASGIRILVEAKVDYSSARNLILTSVVLIIGVSGAQITIGSVAMKGMALATVVSIILSLCFKVLDMLGLTNDLKQEN
- a CDS encoding alpha/beta-type small acid-soluble spore protein, giving the protein MARSRKPVNPNAQKALDQLKLEVANELGLKDYQNRYKGALTSADNGRVGGHMVRKMIEAQESKFTGQ
- a CDS encoding class II SORL domain-containing protein, translated to MKFVDIVQSADWKAEKHVPVIDAPAIVKAGEKVTIEVGVSKEIAHPNTTEHHIRWIKLYFKPENGKFAYELANFEFNAHGESGEGPNKGPAYSEPFGKVVVKLGGSGTLLATAYCNIHGLWESSHEIKVEA